One Owenweeksia hongkongensis DSM 17368 genomic region harbors:
- a CDS encoding BamA/TamA family outer membrane protein, whose translation MSIFKHSYLVTSLLLCANFLFAQQKPETDTADEDLFSINVLPVGFYSPETSLAFGAGAFSTFQFKGDKSTLSQSQVGVSYTLENQLLSFLSYRIFWSDDDWLSYGELGYYKYIYKYYGNGPYNTLDDEEDFSFLLPRVRINTMRQTLPGLYVGARYWFDGFDVFEVEEDGILDTANILGKEGGRASGIGPAINYDTRDNQLYPTKGWYAEASAIWNFKAIGSEYTFAKYTVDVVNYWAFYKNHILATNLYGELNTGEVPFHQMAQLGGERRMRGLYKGRFRDNTAWIFQAEYRWMFLSRWGVAAFGAFGNVAHGISEYDWSVTKQVFGGGVRFKISKDRKLNIRADVGYSPQGTFKYYITFGEAF comes from the coding sequence TTGAGCATTTTTAAACATTCGTACTTAGTGACCTCACTGTTGCTTTGCGCAAATTTTTTATTTGCTCAACAAAAGCCTGAAACGGATACCGCTGATGAAGATCTTTTTTCCATCAATGTCCTTCCGGTAGGGTTTTACTCACCCGAAACAAGTTTAGCCTTTGGGGCCGGTGCCTTTTCCACATTTCAGTTTAAAGGTGACAAGAGCACTTTGAGCCAATCCCAAGTTGGGGTTTCCTATACTTTAGAAAATCAGCTTCTTTCTTTTTTATCATACCGCATATTTTGGTCAGATGATGACTGGCTATCCTATGGCGAACTAGGTTACTACAAATACATTTATAAATATTACGGAAACGGCCCGTATAATACCCTCGATGACGAGGAGGATTTTAGCTTTTTGCTGCCAAGAGTCAGGATAAATACCATGAGGCAAACCTTACCAGGCTTGTATGTAGGTGCTCGCTATTGGTTTGACGGCTTTGATGTATTTGAAGTAGAAGAAGATGGAATTTTAGATACCGCCAATATATTAGGAAAGGAAGGAGGGCGAGCTTCGGGAATAGGACCGGCCATAAACTATGACACACGAGATAATCAGCTATATCCAACCAAAGGATGGTATGCTGAGGCTTCAGCCATATGGAACTTTAAAGCTATTGGCAGCGAATATACTTTTGCAAAATATACAGTGGATGTGGTGAATTATTGGGCTTTTTATAAAAATCACATATTAGCCACTAATCTTTATGGTGAGCTCAACACAGGCGAAGTGCCTTTTCATCAAATGGCCCAGCTGGGCGGTGAGCGAAGGATGCGTGGCTTGTATAAAGGACGCTTTAGGGATAACACAGCTTGGATTTTTCAAGCAGAATACCGATGGATGTTTTTGTCGCGATGGGGGGTAGCAGCCTTTGGCGCGTTTGGCAATGTAGCGCATGGCATATCGGAATATGATTGGTCAGTTACTAAGCAGGTATTTGGTGGAGGTGTCCGTTTTAAAATAAGTAAGGATCGCAAGCTGAATATTCGAGCAGATGTGGGCTATTCACCGCAAGGCACTTTTAAATATTACATCACCTTTGGAGAGGCATTTTAA
- a CDS encoding YpdA family putative bacillithiol disulfide reductase, whose translation MLDVLIIGAGPIGLACGIEATKHKLNYLILEKGVLVNSLYHYPDNMTFFSTSEKLEIGGVPFVSNNPKPRKHEALEYYRRVAEKFQLNINFYESVKGIAKGGDHFVVNTSKGIYKTKSLVIATGFYDLPNKLNIPGEELSKVKHYYTDPHPYYRQKVVVIGAQNSAVDAALECWRKGAEVTMIVRGPEIANRVKYWVRPDIENRIEEGSIKAHFNANVTKVEEHSLTFMKDNKEHTIPNDFVLALTGYQPGYDLLKMAGVNISNEKTMRPSYNEANMESNIRQLYLAGVVVGGMETAKWFIENSRIHADLIMNDIMQKIKGESQSNSK comes from the coding sequence ATGTTAGACGTACTTATAATTGGAGCGGGCCCTATCGGTCTGGCCTGCGGCATAGAAGCAACAAAACACAAACTCAACTACCTTATATTAGAAAAGGGTGTTTTGGTAAATTCACTGTACCACTACCCTGATAATATGACCTTCTTTTCTACCAGCGAAAAACTGGAAATAGGTGGTGTTCCCTTTGTATCAAACAACCCGAAACCAAGAAAACATGAAGCTCTTGAATACTACAGGCGAGTGGCCGAAAAATTTCAGCTTAATATCAATTTTTATGAGTCTGTAAAAGGGATAGCAAAAGGGGGAGATCATTTTGTAGTAAATACTTCAAAAGGGATTTACAAAACCAAGTCTTTAGTGATAGCCACAGGATTTTACGATTTGCCTAATAAACTCAATATCCCAGGAGAAGAGTTATCAAAAGTGAAACATTATTATACCGATCCTCACCCCTACTACAGACAAAAAGTGGTGGTAATTGGTGCCCAAAATTCAGCTGTAGATGCCGCACTTGAATGCTGGCGTAAGGGTGCAGAAGTAACAATGATTGTTAGAGGGCCTGAAATTGCTAACCGTGTAAAATACTGGGTTCGCCCAGATATTGAAAATCGAATAGAAGAAGGCTCTATCAAAGCTCACTTTAATGCAAATGTGACCAAGGTGGAAGAACATTCCCTTACATTTATGAAGGACAATAAAGAACATACCATCCCAAATGACTTTGTACTTGCCCTTACAGGCTATCAACCAGGATATGACCTTTTAAAAATGGCTGGGGTGAATATTTCTAATGAAAAGACCATGAGACCAAGCTATAATGAAGCCAATATGGAGAGTAACATTAGACAACTTTACTTAGCTGGAGTAGTAGTTGGCGGAATGGAAACTGCTAAGTGGTTTATCGAAAATTCACGGATTCATGCTGATCTTATTATGAACGACATTATGCAAAAAATCAAAGGTGAAAGCCAGTCAAATTCAAAATAA
- a CDS encoding App1 family protein encodes MDYPFLLAYRGYGNRDKFILQGHVFRGMAMTKPKRHNTAWKNFVALIKMFLVRTVPDAQVNLILGDKKFNISTREDGFFEFEIENHELPKGWHRVFVELQDELVEGQEQVCLEPEVLIEDDFEYGLISDIDDTFLVSHVTKFWRKLYILLTKNAESRKPFKGVVSFYTSLSKGVTPATNPFFYVSSSEWNLYDFLINFMQFHKMPKGVLQLKELKDKWRDFFKKGSFSNHDHKRVKIERILSFHPDKKFVLLGDNGQHDPYIYLSIVKDYPDRIKAVYIRGVKSSNRKKVDLVMREIEYNGVEALQFRKSIEAEQHAKSIGIIN; translated from the coding sequence GTGGATTATCCATTTCTTTTGGCTTATAGAGGTTATGGAAATAGAGATAAATTTATTCTTCAAGGTCACGTATTTAGAGGAATGGCAATGACTAAACCAAAAAGGCATAACACGGCCTGGAAGAATTTTGTTGCACTTATCAAAATGTTTTTAGTGCGTACTGTCCCTGATGCACAAGTCAACCTAATTTTAGGTGATAAGAAATTTAATATTTCTACAAGAGAAGATGGTTTTTTTGAGTTTGAAATAGAAAACCATGAATTGCCAAAAGGTTGGCATAGGGTGTTTGTTGAGCTTCAAGATGAACTGGTGGAAGGGCAGGAGCAAGTATGTTTAGAGCCAGAAGTATTAATTGAGGATGATTTTGAGTATGGATTAATTTCTGATATAGATGATACTTTCTTAGTTTCTCATGTCACTAAATTTTGGCGTAAGTTGTACATTTTACTAACTAAAAATGCAGAATCCAGAAAGCCATTTAAAGGAGTAGTATCTTTTTATACAAGCTTAAGTAAAGGAGTAACGCCTGCAACTAATCCTTTTTTCTATGTATCAAGTAGCGAATGGAACCTGTATGATTTTTTAATAAACTTTATGCAGTTTCATAAGATGCCCAAAGGTGTGCTTCAACTTAAGGAATTGAAAGATAAGTGGCGCGACTTTTTCAAAAAGGGAAGTTTTAGTAATCACGATCATAAACGTGTGAAAATTGAACGTATTCTAAGTTTTCATCCTGATAAAAAGTTTGTTTTGCTTGGTGATAACGGGCAGCATGACCCATACATTTATCTTTCAATTGTGAAGGATTATCCCGATCGTATTAAGGCTGTTTATATCCGTGGGGTAAAGAGTTCTAACCGTAAAAAGGTAGATTTGGTGATGAGAGAAATAGAATATAATGGTGTGGAAGCATTGCAGTTTAGAAAGAGTATTGAGGCTGAGCAACACGCAAAAAGTATAGGTATTATTAATTAG
- a CDS encoding diacylglycerol/lipid kinase family protein, which produces MSGLTLFVVNPISGDNDKSSITKTIKSWSQSSGESIEIWETSGKNDKENLEQKIKEIAPAKVVAVGGDGTVLLCASILMNSKVPLGILPMGSANGMSAELHIPQNIKDALDVVHRGYSRKSDMLLFNDKDLGMHISDIGLNAGLVKQFEEGPRRGFLGYAKGIVGELSDLNPFKIKIETDTDTRETKGYMVAFGNAKRYGTGALLNNVGKINDGLLELSILNYFDITAIAGHFFDIINDESEHMKTIQCKKATIYTDRKVPFQIDGELQPDTNQVKVEVLPDCISFVVPQSRVL; this is translated from the coding sequence ATGAGCGGCCTAACACTCTTTGTTGTAAACCCAATATCCGGGGATAATGATAAGTCTTCTATTACTAAAACAATCAAAAGCTGGAGTCAAAGTTCAGGCGAAAGCATAGAAATTTGGGAAACCTCGGGCAAAAATGATAAAGAAAATCTAGAACAAAAGATAAAAGAAATTGCACCTGCCAAAGTAGTTGCAGTAGGCGGTGACGGCACCGTTTTACTGTGTGCTTCCATTTTGATGAATTCCAAAGTTCCGCTTGGGATCCTCCCCATGGGATCTGCTAATGGCATGAGTGCTGAGTTGCATATTCCTCAGAATATAAAGGATGCCCTTGATGTGGTGCATCGAGGTTATAGCAGAAAATCCGATATGCTGCTTTTTAACGATAAAGATTTAGGAATGCACATTAGTGATATCGGCTTAAATGCAGGATTAGTGAAGCAGTTTGAAGAAGGGCCCCGTAGAGGTTTTTTAGGTTATGCAAAAGGGATTGTTGGTGAACTATCTGATCTTAATCCATTTAAAATAAAAATTGAAACCGACACAGATACCAGGGAAACCAAAGGATACATGGTTGCTTTTGGAAATGCCAAACGATATGGCACGGGTGCATTATTAAATAATGTAGGTAAAATCAATGATGGCTTGCTCGAGCTTTCTATTCTTAATTACTTCGATATTACCGCCATTGCAGGCCACTTCTTTGATATCATAAATGATGAATCGGAGCACATGAAAACCATTCAGTGCAAAAAGGCCACTATATATACAGATCGAAAAGTACCTTTTCAAATTGATGGTGAGCTACAGCCTGATACAAATCAGGTGAAAGTTGAAGTTTTGCCTGATTGTATAAGTTTTGTCGTTCCCCAATCAAGAGTCCTTTAA
- a CDS encoding GNAT family N-acetyltransferase, which produces MNVIDNTEMRHFEVVEGDRLATIEYQIQEKKYFLTRVEFPPKFEESGKGEEMLKLTLDMIEETGMRVVPMTKFVKQYFKNHRERKHMLPVGIHL; this is translated from the coding sequence ATGAATGTTATTGACAATACTGAAATGCGCCACTTTGAGGTGGTAGAAGGAGATAGATTGGCAACCATCGAATACCAAATTCAAGAAAAGAAGTATTTTTTAACTCGCGTAGAATTCCCACCTAAATTTGAAGAGTCTGGCAAAGGCGAAGAAATGCTGAAACTCACATTGGATATGATTGAGGAAACTGGCATGCGTGTGGTTCCTATGACCAAATTCGTGAAACAATATTTTAAGAATCACCGCGAGCGCAAGCATATGCTTCCCGTAGGTATTCATCTATAA
- a CDS encoding chorismate mutase has protein sequence MSHHFNTMQNHLDILPKEEWLNKDQKPYYIFGPCSAESPEQTMETAKQIAAEYPNATYRAGIWKPRTRPNNFEGAGEQGLDWLKSVKQETGLKISTEVADAHHVEACLKAGVDVLWVGARTTVNPFSVQAIADALQGVDITVFIKNPIVPDIQLWMGALERINQAGVKKLGAIHRGFHFHNSEPYRNLPRWEMPLEMMGQYTNLPMICDVSHISGKPQLIPSVAQKAMDLNMQGLMVETHITPEKALSDAKQQITPSSLKKLIDGLILRSPTADNPEFENMMEALRQKIDEIDRNVLNQFSNRMNLVREIGVYKKENNVTIFQPSRWEAILRRSLEDAVNLELSPTFVKGLYMQIHDESIRQQTEVMNTKAAAK, from the coding sequence ATGAGTCATCATTTCAATACTATGCAAAACCATCTGGATATATTGCCCAAAGAGGAATGGCTAAACAAGGATCAAAAGCCGTATTATATTTTTGGTCCGTGTAGTGCTGAGTCTCCAGAACAAACGATGGAAACGGCAAAGCAAATTGCCGCTGAATATCCCAATGCAACTTATCGTGCAGGTATTTGGAAACCACGTACTCGCCCCAATAATTTTGAAGGTGCAGGTGAGCAAGGTTTAGATTGGCTTAAATCAGTAAAGCAAGAAACCGGCTTAAAAATATCTACTGAGGTTGCCGATGCTCATCATGTGGAAGCTTGCCTAAAGGCAGGAGTAGACGTGCTTTGGGTGGGGGCAAGAACTACGGTAAACCCGTTTTCTGTTCAGGCCATAGCCGATGCTTTACAAGGTGTGGATATCACCGTTTTTATAAAAAACCCGATAGTTCCTGATATCCAACTTTGGATGGGTGCTTTGGAACGAATAAATCAGGCTGGTGTTAAAAAATTAGGTGCCATCCACCGCGGTTTTCATTTTCACAATAGTGAACCTTACCGCAACTTGCCGAGATGGGAAATGCCACTGGAAATGATGGGGCAGTATACCAATCTGCCTATGATTTGTGATGTGAGTCACATCAGTGGCAAACCTCAGCTTATTCCATCAGTGGCTCAAAAAGCCATGGATCTAAATATGCAAGGCTTGATGGTGGAAACACACATTACACCGGAAAAAGCATTAAGCGATGCTAAGCAACAAATAACTCCTTCGAGTTTAAAGAAGCTCATTGATGGTCTTATTCTGCGTTCTCCAACGGCAGATAATCCTGAGTTTGAAAATATGATGGAGGCCCTACGTCAAAAGATTGATGAGATAGATAGAAATGTTCTCAATCAATTTTCAAATAGAATGAATTTGGTGCGCGAAATAGGCGTGTATAAGAAAGAGAATAACGTTACAATCTTTCAGCCAAGCCGCTGGGAGGCAATTTTGAGAAGGTCACTTGAAGATGCTGTAAATCTGGAATTGAGTCCTACTTTTGTAAAAGGGCTTTACATGCAAATCCATGATGAATCAATCCGTCAACAAACGGAAGTGATGAATACAAAAGCTGCGGCCAAGTAG
- a CDS encoding methyltransferase family protein has protein sequence MALQEEMEVQGNFLFRYRGVLPLIILVFGLAVFIFNKYGGTPLSEMGWEENYYFICFGVCIFGLLIRMYTVGHTPKNTSGRNTSEGQVADEVNTTGIYSAVRHPLYVGNFFMWLGIGMLTQDFWFCMAFTFLYWVYYERIMYAEEQFLRKKFGAVYTDWAETAPAFIPSFKNWKSPKLPFSIKKVLYKEKAGILWVFVTFYAFVLIGNYIETGEFALIQGFWLNALIAAIAYYIIVKVTNMATGFFNEEGR, from the coding sequence ATGGCATTACAGGAAGAAATGGAAGTTCAGGGTAACTTTCTATTCAGATACAGAGGCGTACTTCCTTTGATTATTTTAGTTTTTGGCTTAGCCGTGTTTATTTTCAATAAGTACGGAGGCACTCCTCTTTCTGAAATGGGATGGGAAGAAAACTACTATTTTATCTGTTTTGGAGTTTGCATTTTTGGACTTCTTATTAGAATGTATACTGTGGGTCACACACCCAAAAATACCTCTGGCCGTAATACTTCTGAAGGTCAGGTAGCGGATGAAGTAAACACTACGGGAATTTATTCTGCCGTAAGGCACCCACTTTATGTAGGTAACTTTTTTATGTGGTTAGGTATTGGCATGCTTACACAAGATTTTTGGTTTTGTATGGCTTTTACCTTTTTGTACTGGGTATATTATGAGCGCATTATGTATGCCGAAGAGCAATTTTTGAGAAAGAAATTTGGAGCGGTTTATACCGATTGGGCTGAAACGGCACCTGCATTTATTCCAAGTTTTAAAAACTGGAAAAGCCCTAAACTACCTTTTAGTATTAAGAAGGTATTGTATAAAGAGAAAGCAGGAATCCTTTGGGTATTTGTTACTTTTTATGCCTTTGTTCTTATCGGAAATTATATTGAGACCGGAGAATTTGCCCTTATTCAAGGGTTTTGGCTCAATGCCTTAATTGCTGCCATCGCTTATTACATTATTGTAAAAGTGACCAATATGGCTACAGGTTTCTTCAATGAAGAAGGCCGCTGA
- a CDS encoding M2 family metallopeptidase, whose translation MKKVILSLSVLAMLSACNNEGTSAEKIEDNSALQAKADSFITVYTNEYQQLYYTSAKAEWELNTHIVEGDTLTSQKAEEAGEAYAAFTGSENNINAAREFLKAKDKLTHLQVKQLEAILYAAGANPAVAADIVSQKIKAEMEQTKTLFGYDFKIDGKSVSTNDIDGVLESSTNLPERLKAWEASKEVGKELKGGLVNLRDLRNKSVQALGYDDYFQFQVSEYGMTTQEMMDLNQQAIKDIWPLYRELHTWARYELAKKYKQPVPEMLPAHWLPNRWGQEWSSMVNVEGLNFDKALEAKGAEWITKQGEDFYVSLGFDPLPESFYTLSSLYPAPADADYKKNNHASAWHMDLKQDVRSLMSIEPNTRWWNTVLHELGHIYYYQAYSTPQVPVILRGGANRAYHEAIGTLIGLASMQKPFLVQQGLVDENLEVDTIKGLLKEALDYIVVMPWASGVMTDFENQLYSENLSKDEFNKTWWELKKKYQGIVPPTERGEEFCDAASKTHINNDAAQYYDYALANVLLFQFHMHIAKDILKQNPHNTNYYGSKETGAFLNSLMAPGATQDWRINLEDNLGEEISAKAILEYFAPLMKWLEKENAGRKVSLPESI comes from the coding sequence ATGAAAAAAGTAATACTTAGTCTATCGGTATTAGCCATGCTTTCGGCTTGTAATAATGAAGGTACAAGTGCTGAAAAGATTGAAGATAATTCGGCTTTGCAAGCCAAGGCGGATTCATTTATCACGGTTTACACCAATGAGTATCAACAGCTATATTATACTTCAGCAAAAGCAGAGTGGGAGCTGAACACACACATTGTAGAAGGTGATACTTTGACTTCGCAAAAAGCAGAGGAGGCAGGTGAGGCTTATGCGGCTTTTACCGGTAGTGAAAATAACATCAACGCGGCTCGTGAATTTTTGAAGGCAAAGGACAAGCTTACTCATTTGCAAGTGAAGCAGCTTGAGGCGATATTATATGCAGCTGGTGCTAATCCAGCGGTGGCGGCTGATATTGTGAGCCAAAAGATAAAGGCCGAAATGGAGCAAACGAAAACTTTGTTTGGTTATGATTTTAAAATTGATGGCAAGTCCGTTTCCACAAATGACATCGATGGTGTTTTGGAATCGTCCACTAATTTGCCTGAAAGGCTAAAGGCGTGGGAAGCCAGTAAAGAAGTAGGTAAAGAACTGAAAGGCGGCTTGGTAAACTTGCGCGATCTTAGAAACAAGAGTGTACAGGCTTTAGGCTACGATGATTATTTCCAGTTTCAGGTTTCCGAATATGGAATGACAACCCAGGAAATGATGGACTTGAACCAACAAGCTATTAAAGACATTTGGCCACTTTACCGCGAACTTCATACATGGGCTCGTTATGAATTAGCTAAAAAATATAAGCAACCCGTGCCTGAAATGCTACCCGCGCATTGGCTGCCAAATCGCTGGGGGCAGGAGTGGAGTAGTATGGTAAATGTGGAAGGACTCAACTTTGACAAAGCTCTCGAAGCTAAAGGTGCGGAGTGGATTACAAAACAAGGTGAAGACTTTTATGTGAGTCTTGGTTTTGATCCTTTACCGGAATCATTTTACACCTTGTCTAGTTTGTATCCGGCACCAGCTGATGCTGACTATAAAAAGAATAATCATGCGAGCGCCTGGCACATGGATCTTAAGCAGGATGTTCGTTCATTGATGAGTATTGAACCAAACACCCGCTGGTGGAATACTGTACTTCATGAGCTTGGACATATTTATTATTACCAGGCATACAGCACGCCTCAGGTTCCTGTTATTTTAAGAGGCGGGGCAAATCGTGCATACCACGAAGCTATCGGTACTTTGATTGGTTTGGCGAGTATGCAAAAGCCATTCTTGGTGCAGCAAGGTTTGGTAGATGAAAACCTGGAAGTTGACACCATAAAAGGTTTGCTAAAAGAAGCTTTGGATTACATCGTAGTTATGCCTTGGGCAAGTGGTGTAATGACTGATTTTGAGAATCAACTTTACTCTGAAAACTTATCGAAAGATGAATTCAACAAAACTTGGTGGGAGCTTAAAAAGAAGTATCAGGGAATTGTTCCTCCAACCGAAAGGGGAGAGGAGTTTTGTGATGCGGCTTCAAAAACGCACATTAACAATGATGCGGCTCAATACTATGATTATGCTTTGGCAAATGTGCTTTTGTTTCAATTTCACATGCACATTGCCAAGGATATTTTGAAGCAAAACCCGCATAACACCAATTATTATGGTAGTAAGGAAACAGGGGCGTTTTTAAATTCATTAATGGCTCCTGGAGCAACCCAAGATTGGAGAATCAATCTCGAAGATAACTTAGGTGAAGAAATTAGTGCCAAAGCTATTTTGGAATATTTTGCTCCATTGATGAAATGGCTGGAAAAAGAAAATGCAGGAAGAAAAGTTAGTCTTCCGGAAAGTATATAA
- a CDS encoding glycosyltransferase, whose amino-acid sequence MNNPNILFLPSWYPSRQHATIGNFVQRHALAVAQLIPVTVVAAFEASEPNVEIIEEGNLLEIRVYFKKKLPLFSYQKAMAKGIEKAMELKGKFDLAHVHVAYPAGILAYQMEIPYVVTEHFSGYHKQSGHKWGVGRKRITKRILNGAEKILPVSDHLGRAIVKFGCTTPYKKVSNVVDTEHFYPSDSKPERFTFLHISTLEERSKNITGILKGFKTLQDGGTDFLLKIGGDGDIKEFKSKIEVAGLKPENVRIFGEKSIQEISELMRSAHALVMFSHFENQPCTILEALCSGVPVVTSDVGGIPEVITEDNGILVEAENEAAFAVALQKMAANYSYYETKKIAEEASAIYSNTAVAHQLKDIYHDVLSQMTNT is encoded by the coding sequence ATGAACAACCCTAATATTCTCTTCCTCCCAAGTTGGTATCCTTCCAGGCAACACGCTACCATTGGTAATTTTGTGCAACGCCATGCTTTGGCTGTAGCCCAATTAATCCCGGTTACCGTTGTTGCAGCATTTGAGGCTTCAGAGCCAAATGTGGAAATAATAGAAGAAGGAAACTTATTGGAGATTCGAGTTTACTTTAAGAAGAAGCTTCCTCTTTTTAGCTACCAAAAAGCCATGGCTAAAGGCATTGAAAAAGCCATGGAGCTTAAAGGTAAGTTTGACTTAGCCCATGTTCATGTAGCTTACCCTGCCGGAATTTTGGCTTACCAGATGGAAATCCCGTATGTGGTAACCGAGCACTTTTCCGGGTATCACAAACAATCGGGTCATAAATGGGGTGTGGGACGAAAGCGAATTACCAAGCGCATTCTTAATGGTGCTGAAAAAATACTTCCCGTATCTGATCACCTTGGGCGAGCTATTGTAAAATTTGGGTGCACAACTCCCTATAAGAAGGTTTCAAATGTGGTGGATACAGAACATTTTTATCCATCCGACTCAAAGCCTGAGCGATTTACTTTTCTACATATCTCTACGTTAGAAGAGCGCTCCAAAAACATTACAGGAATCCTTAAAGGCTTTAAAACCTTACAGGACGGAGGCACTGATTTTCTATTGAAAATTGGTGGAGACGGAGATATTAAAGAATTTAAATCAAAAATTGAAGTGGCAGGATTGAAACCCGAAAACGTGAGAATTTTTGGTGAAAAATCGATTCAGGAAATATCAGAGCTGATGCGCTCAGCACATGCCTTGGTAATGTTTAGTCATTTTGAAAATCAGCCTTGCACCATTTTAGAAGCTCTATGCAGCGGTGTTCCTGTTGTCACGTCTGATGTTGGCGGTATTCCCGAAGTAATCACAGAGGATAACGGCATTTTGGTAGAAGCCGAAAATGAAGCAGCTTTTGCCGTAGCCTTGCAAAAAATGGCGGCTAATTATTCATACTACGAGACAAAAAAAATAGCCGAAGAGGCTTCGGCTATCTATAGCAATACTGCGGTGGCTCATCAGTTAAAAGATATTTATCACGATGTGCTTTCGCAAATGACAAATACCTGA
- the bshB1 gene encoding bacillithiol biosynthesis deacetylase BshB1: MKLDILAFGAHPDDVEISAGGTLALQASLGYKCGIVDLTRGELGTRGTPEIRDAEAKRAGEILNVEVRENLGFRDGFFINDEAHQLEAVKMIRKYRPEIVLANAPTDRHPDHGKGGDLVKIAAFLAGLKKIETSLDGRPQEAYRPALVLHYIQFQSLTPDIIMDIGDFVETKMEAIGAYESQFYNPNSKEPVTVISSKNFTDSIRYRSQDMGRLIGAANGEGFISAQNIGIKDLMNLTSVR, encoded by the coding sequence ATGAAATTGGATATTCTTGCTTTTGGTGCGCATCCTGATGATGTGGAAATAAGTGCTGGTGGAACTTTGGCCTTACAAGCTTCATTGGGTTACAAATGTGGCATAGTGGATCTTACCCGTGGAGAACTAGGTACCCGGGGTACTCCTGAAATCAGAGATGCTGAAGCCAAGCGCGCAGGAGAAATTTTGAATGTTGAGGTTCGAGAGAACCTTGGTTTCCGTGATGGTTTCTTTATTAATGATGAGGCACACCAACTAGAAGCGGTGAAGATGATTCGTAAATACCGTCCGGAAATTGTGTTGGCAAATGCACCAACGGATCGTCATCCTGACCACGGAAAAGGTGGTGATTTGGTAAAGATTGCAGCCTTTTTAGCTGGACTAAAAAAGATTGAAACCTCTTTAGATGGTAGACCTCAGGAAGCTTACCGCCCGGCTTTGGTGCTGCATTATATACAGTTTCAAAGTTTGACACCAGATATCATCATGGATATTGGTGATTTCGTGGAAACAAAGATGGAGGCGATAGGAGCGTATGAGTCGCAGTTTTATAATCCAAATTCAAAGGAGCCGGTAACTGTTATCAGTAGCAAAAACTTTACGGATAGCATTCGTTATCGTTCACAGGATATGGGCAGATTGATAGGAGCGGCTAATGGCGAAGGCTTCATCAGTGCTCAAAACATTGGTATCAAAGATTTGATGAATCTTACTTCAGTACGTTAG
- a CDS encoding nucleoside-diphosphate kinase: MVTNRTFTMLKPDAVEAGHIGAILEKINGAGFRIVSMEMTQLSRKDAQKFYEVHSERPFYGELVDYMSSGPIVAAILEKDNAVADFRTLIGATNPAEAAEGTIRKLYATSIAANAIHGSDSDENAEIEGSFFFAKRAQY, translated from the coding sequence ATGGTCACTAACAGAACTTTTACCATGCTTAAGCCTGACGCTGTTGAAGCAGGGCACATTGGAGCAATTTTAGAAAAAATCAATGGTGCTGGTTTCCGCATCGTTTCTATGGAAATGACTCAGCTTTCTCGCAAGGATGCTCAGAAATTTTACGAAGTACACAGCGAAAGACCATTTTATGGCGAACTTGTAGACTATATGTCTTCTGGTCCTATCGTGGCTGCTATCTTAGAAAAAGACAATGCTGTAGCTGACTTCCGTACCTTAATCGGTGCTACAAACCCAGCCGAAGCTGCAGAAGGAACTATCCGTAAGTTGTATGCTACTTCTATCGCGGCAAACGCTATTCACGGAAGTGACTCTGACGAAAACGCAGAAATTGAAGGCTCTTTCTTCTTTGCAAAAAGAGCTCAGTACTAA
- a CDS encoding DUF721 domain-containing protein, with amino-acid sequence MKKSNEMSLGDAIQAFLKTNELDEKLLETEIYARWEELAGNAINLKTNKVKVEKGILTVYVNSSVVRNELSLRRSELLERVNLKLRGKGNLKGIQIK; translated from the coding sequence ATGAAGAAAAGCAATGAAATGAGCTTGGGTGACGCCATTCAGGCATTTTTGAAAACCAATGAGTTGGATGAAAAATTGCTTGAAACGGAAATCTATGCCCGATGGGAAGAGTTGGCAGGAAATGCCATAAACCTAAAAACCAATAAGGTGAAAGTGGAAAAGGGTATCCTCACGGTTTATGTTAACTCTAGCGTTGTGCGCAATGAGCTGAGCTTGCGCAGAAGTGAGTTACTCGAAAGAGTAAACCTGAAGCTACGTGGAAAGGGTAATTTGAAGGGGATTCAGATTAAGTAG